In Littorina saxatilis isolate snail1 linkage group LG8, US_GU_Lsax_2.0, whole genome shotgun sequence, a single genomic region encodes these proteins:
- the LOC138974463 gene encoding uncharacterized protein — MSEEQQVASGVTTRSKALQLTKELMEKGEMLGLTGAELREYVIEQEREAKKFELEQIQQQIEAKKLELDRAEREKQLEVEREREAKKLEQDREEKQQDRDERARDKEHEFRLEELRIQAEASRPTNSGGGNSNNSCNHTQQRDRDNYQSKLLFLEDKDDIESFMFQFEDHARANHWSNEIWLPRLTALLKGKARLAYTSLTDDERGSYELLKKALLEHFQITAETYRKKFRSRRKEQADTYKHLINDLSLFMDRWIDMSGHGSDVESLKDLFLREQLMEILPENLATYIKDREPEDINTIKKLIVRYEEARPSASRKIRDDKGSVKEKDSHRFEARKASGKYDDKSQSGKVADKDKPYFKKEIRCFHCNGPHFKRECPKLKEDAGAAMDTEVKVGNSTNYDKLCGACAEKTFTKVSRITVEGRLTTGFRDTGSTSTIVDAALVPDANFTSSVKETTLADKSTKKQLRVARVHLDTPYFVGETEVSVMDNPIFSVLIGNQMGLQGETVEVPVYPVRDPVIVEGSAAVETRDQRKRDAALEAQISLVPQAEQLFSAADLKKEQRADESLSRLHVLAETKVTHGRFSFTHVKDVLYRQYVDKEGKEHRQVVVPRRMRSKVLRTGHDSPMAGHLGQKKTRERIWQEFFWPGIVGDIKRHCMSCDACQRTSPKGRTKRVPMGRMPVIDTAFKRVAVDLVGPIKPILSPLRSNNTSS, encoded by the coding sequence ATGTCTGAAGAACAGCAAGTCGCTAGTGGTGTCACTACAAGGAGCAAGGCCTTGCAGCTGACGAAAGAATTGATGGAGAAAGGAGAGATGTTAGGTCTAACGGGAGCTGAGCTGAGAGAGTACGTGATCGAGCAAGAACGTGAAGCAAAGAAGTTCGAACTCGAGCAGATACAGCAGCAAATTGAAGCCAAGAAGTTGGAACTTGATCGCGCAGAACGCGAGAAACAACTTGAAGTTGAGCGTGAACGCGAAGCTAAGAAACTCGAGCAGGATCGCGAAGAGAAACAGCAGGATCGCGACGAACGTGCCAGAGACAAGGAACATGAGTTCCGGCTCGAGGAGTTACGTATCCAAGCTGAGGCTTCTCGCCCTACTAACTCAGGAGGAGGAAACTCCAATAACAGCTGCAACCACACCCAGCAGAGAGACCGAGACAACTATCAATCCAAGTTGCTGTTCTTGGAGGACAAGGACGACATCGAGTCCTTCATGTTTCAATTCGAGGACCACGCCCGAGCGAACCACTGGAGCAACGAGATTTGGTTGCCCAGATTGACAGCACTCCTCAAAGGAAAGGCGCGACTCGCCTACACCAGCCTTACGGACGACGAGCGAGGATCATATGAGCTTCTGAAAAAGGCTCTGCTGGAACACTTCCAGATTACGGCAGAAACGTACCGGAAGAAATTTAGATCTAGAAGGAAAGAACAGGCTGACACGTACAAGCATTTAATCAACGATTTATCACTGTTCATGGACCGCTGGATCGACATGTCAGGACATGGGAGTGATGTCGAATCCCTGAAGGATTTATTTTTGAGAGAGCAGCTGATGGAAATTCTACCAGAGAATTTAGCTACTTATATCAAAGACAGGGAGCCAGAGGACATCAACACTATCAAGAAACTCATCGTGCGGTACGAAGAAGCAAGACCGTCAGCGAGCAGGAAGATCCGAGATGACAAGGGGTCAGTGAAGGAAAAGGATAGTCATCGATTTGAGGCACGCAAGGCTAGTGGAAAGTACGACGACAAATCTCAGTCAGGCAAAGTAGCGGACAAAGATAAGCCATACTTCAAGAAGGAAATCAGATGTTTCCACTGCAATGGACCTCATTTCAAACGTGAATGTCCGAAACTGAAAGAAGATGCCGGAGCAGCTATGGACACCGAAGTGAAGGTGGGAAACTCGACGAACTACGACAAGCTCTGTGGAGCGTGCGCCGAGAAGACCTTCACCAAAGTCTCCAGAATCACCGTCGAAGGAAGATTGACGACAGGCTTCCGAGACACTGGAAGTACTTCAACGATTGTGGACGCAGCTTTGGTACCTGATGCCAACTTCACCTCGTCAGTCAAGGAAACGACACTCGCCGATAAGTCTACGAAGAAACAACTACGCGTAGCGAGAGTACACTTGGACACGCCTTACTTTGTGGGTGAAACAGAAGTCAGTGTGATGGACAACCCCATATTCTCAGTCCTGATAGGAAATCAGATGGGTCTACAAGGAGAGACAGTAGAAGTTCCCGTCTACCCAGTACGTGACCCTGTGATCGTGGAAGGATCAGCAGCCGTGGAAACACGGGATCAGAGGAAACGAGATGCTGCACTGGAAGCGCAGATATCGTTAGTGCCTCAGGCCGAACAATTGTTTTCTGCGGCCGATCTCAAGAAGGAACAACGTGCAGATGAGTCCCTTAGTCGTCTACATGTGCTAGCCGAGACAAAGGTGACCCATGGACGGTTCAGTTTCACACACGTCAAGGACGTCCTTTATCGCCAGTACGTCGACAAGGAAGGAAAGGAGCATCGACAAGTTGTTGTACCTCGGAGGATGCGATCGAAGGTACTTCGCACAGGACATGACTCGCCCATGGCTGGCCACTTGGGACAGAAGAAGACTCGCGAGCGAATCTGGCAAGAATTCTTCTGGCCGGGGATAGTGGGAGACATCAAACGTCATTGCATGAGCTGCGACGCGTGCCAACGTACATCACCGAAGGGACGGACCAAACGTGTACCGATGGGCAGGATGCCAGTCATCGATACAGCCTTCAAGCGTGTAGCCGTGGACCTGGTTGGTCCAATTAAGCCTATCTTATCTCCGCTTCGAAGCAACAATACATCCTCGTGA